The Pseudomonas putida nucleotide sequence CCGCTACGCGCCGACCACCAAGCCGCAAGCGCTGGAAGCCGACATCGAGCGCCTGCTCAGCCGCTGAGCGGCACCCAGTGGTCGATCAGCGCCAGTAGCTCTTCGCGGCGGAACGGCTTGGCCAGGTAGTCGCTCATGCCCGCCGCGCGGCAGCGCTCGCGCTCCTCGGGCATGGCGTTGGCGGTCAGGGCGACGATCGGCAGCTCAGGCCAGCGCCCGCTCTGGCGAATGCGCCGGCTGGCCTCGTAGCCATCCATCACCGGCATGTTGCAGTCCATCAGCACCAGGTCGAAGTCTTCCCGCTCCAGCCATTCCAGGGCCTCGACACCCTGGGTGGCCACCTGCACCTGGCAGCCGAGCTTGGCCAGCATGCCCTTGGCCACCAGCTGGTTCACCGGGTTGTCCTCCACCAGCAGGATGCGCGCGCGGCCGTCGGCGGCGGTGAGCAGCGGGGTGGCCAGCGGGTGCTCCGGGGCATGCCCCTGCAGGGTGCGGCGCAGGGTCTGGTACAGGGCGTTGCGCGCCAGTGGCCGGGCCAGCTGGTGCAGTGGCGCCAGTTGCGCCGATTGCTCGCCGGGCAAGAAGTTGCCATAGGCGGTCACCAGCAGGATCGGGGCCTTCAGGGCCGGGCGCAGCCGGAACAGCTGCTCCAGGTCGTCGGTGATCAGCAGGTCGATGCTGTTGTCGAGTGCTGTGTTGCTGTCGTGCCGCTGGTAATCCAGCCCCCAGCCCGGCAGCAGGCCTTGCAGCAGTTCGCTGAGGCCGCTGCCGGCGTCGCTGAGGGCGACCACCTTGCCCTGCAGGGCGGTTGGCGCCATGGCTTCGGTGTGGGTGGTCAGCGGCAGCTCGGCGCTGAAGCGGCTGCCAAAGCCAGGCTCGGACTGGATGTGCAGATGGCCCTGCATGGCCTTGCACAGGTTGCGGGTCAGGGCCAGGCCCAGCCCGGTGCCGCCGTACTGGCGGGTGATGCCGGCGCCGGCCTGGGTGAACGGCTGGAAGATCCGCGCCTGGGCCGCTTCGGGAATGCCGATGCCGGTGTCGCGCACTTCCAGGCGCACGCCGCCGACGATAGTGACCAGGCGCACGTCGACGCGGCCGAAGCGGGTGAACTTGAGGGCGTTGGACAGCAGGTTGCTGACCACCTGGCGCACCCGCGTCGGGTCGCCGAGCACCGAGCTTGGGAAGTTGTCGGCGATCAGGCAGGTCAGCTCGACGCTCTGCGCAGCGTTCTGCGACAGCAGGTTGGCGGTGTCCTCGACCATCGCGCCCATGTCGAACGGGATGCGTTCCAGCTCCAGCTGCCCGGCATCGAACTTGGACAGGTCGAGGATATCGTTGAGCAATTCCACCAGCACCTTGCCCGAGTCATGGGCGATCGACAGCTGCTGGCGCTGTTCACCGGCCAGCGGGCTGTCCAGGGCCAGGGCGATCATGCCGAGCATGCCGTTGAGCGGGGTGCGGATCTCGTGGCTCATGTTGGCCAGGAAGGCCGCACGCGCCTGGGCCATGTCGAGGGCACGCTGGCGCGCCTCTTCCAGCTCCTGGTTGGACTGGCTGAGGCGGCTGTTGCTGGCCTTGAGCTCTTCGGTACGGGCCGAGACGATGTCTTCCAGCTCGTTGAGGTACTGGGTCAGGCGGTTTTCCGCAGTACGCCGCTGCTGGATCTCGGTGGACATGCTGACGAACTGCTGGTTGGCGACCCTGACCAGCACGCCGATCTCGTCGAGTTCGTGGCCGGGCGGGCAGTCCACCCGGGTTTGCCCCGGCTGGCGCGGGTCGCGGCCGGTGAGGGCGGCGATCACCGTCACCAGCGGCTTGGTCAGCAGCCTGTGGAACAGCGCCAGGAGAATGCCGGTGAGCACCAGGCTGCGGGCAAAGCCATTGAGCAGGGTGACCCCGGCACGGTCGAGGAAGCGGCTGCCAAAGGCGTAGGTGTCGACGTCCAGGTACAGGGTGCCGAGGTACTCCTCGGGCATGTGGGTGAGGAACAGGCGCT carries:
- a CDS encoding hybrid sensor histidine kinase/response regulator; this encodes MLAQRKGRETGSGLMDIKFTNRLSYKQARLTVLVGFILGTLLSLIQIGIDYASEDASINREVRALLQISHNPASRIAYNIDSELALELTRGLLQSPAIIRARLIDNNDTVLADVERPRLHDRYRLLSDFLFGEQRQFKERLFLTHMPEEYLGTLYLDVDTYAFGSRFLDRAGVTLLNGFARSLVLTGILLALFHRLLTKPLVTVIAALTGRDPRQPGQTRVDCPPGHELDEIGVLVRVANQQFVSMSTEIQQRRTAENRLTQYLNELEDIVSARTEELKASNSRLSQSNQELEEARQRALDMAQARAAFLANMSHEIRTPLNGMLGMIALALDSPLAGEQRQQLSIAHDSGKVLVELLNDILDLSKFDAGQLELERIPFDMGAMVEDTANLLSQNAAQSVELTCLIADNFPSSVLGDPTRVRQVVSNLLSNALKFTRFGRVDVRLVTIVGGVRLEVRDTGIGIPEAAQARIFQPFTQAGAGITRQYGGTGLGLALTRNLCKAMQGHLHIQSEPGFGSRFSAELPLTTHTEAMAPTALQGKVVALSDAGSGLSELLQGLLPGWGLDYQRHDSNTALDNSIDLLITDDLEQLFRLRPALKAPILLVTAYGNFLPGEQSAQLAPLHQLARPLARNALYQTLRRTLQGHAPEHPLATPLLTAADGRARILLVEDNPVNQLVAKGMLAKLGCQVQVATQGVEALEWLEREDFDLVLMDCNMPVMDGYEASRRIRQSGRWPELPIVALTANAMPEERERCRAAGMSDYLAKPFRREELLALIDHWVPLSG